In Manduca sexta isolate Smith_Timp_Sample1 chromosome 23, JHU_Msex_v1.0, whole genome shotgun sequence, one DNA window encodes the following:
- the LOC115445338 gene encoding conserved oligomeric Golgi complex subunit 4 has protein sequence MSLSLLLEKYDVSTDEGLQKALNEIEKEELEVDEALTGVLSRACSLEGRLRTASQAYTRLGEVKADAQVAADMVEKTADLARDVSAKVRQLDLARSRVAECQRRVHDLIDLQLCSAGVEAAIKAHDYETAAGHVSRYLSMDPGSVAAARARGAADPRDAMTRAANTLREHLIRKFEEAARKEDEASVERLFKLFPQIGCAEEGVNLLAKYLATKTETAMRAATSAPAESCAAPLTRALEAAAGAVERARLLAAFAPGHLHIALATLQPTVCAACASVCAGLQRSGRAAAAAARRGGAGAGGGGAGGAAGGGGGALALEPALADLALSLSRITLYFNFLRRKAQADAAPLDEAAQKKCLDAVGKIIADCDLTRTTQDLLGLYLELERSFLEESVNKALKMATPQTGATTSTLVDDVFFIARKVIRRSISTGVLDGVCAVLNETSSSLERRCAGALRRWVRAPPPDPLPLAAPRPAAHAHALLDAAGDLAARLNRDLDAQRLLFLAHMSEAEAGAEWSERLATDAVQEGGRLARGAGERDKLASCAAGLAGAAESFRAAYDLARAALLAALKPKLLAWAEALADPGSDPEEMEDDADALPMALDQFVEAARVHISARATDALLYSMLVEIVTRAENRILHHHYDRAGGLAVERRARRLAAWAGAAAARGRERVSRLAQCGALLALERAEHAREALPAAALHAPFVKDVLARRTDFKIEDIKRLKL, from the exons ATGTCACTAAGCCTTCTTTTAGAGAAATATGATGTGTCTACAGATGAGGGTTTACAAAAGGCACTTAACGAAATCGAGAAGGAAGAA CTGGAGGTAGATGAAGCCCTTACCGGTGTGTTGTCTCGAGCTTGTTCTCTGGAGGGCAGGCTGCGTACCGCCAGCCAGGCGTATACGAGGTTGGGGGAAGTGAAGGCCGATGCTCAGGTAGCAGCCGATATGGTAGAAAAGACTGCAGACTTGGCCAGGGATGTTAGCGCTAAAGTCAGACAACTGGATCTCGCGAGG tcTAGGGTAGCAGAATGCCAGAGGAGAGTACATGACCTGATAGATCTTCAGCTGTGCAGTGCTGGAGTCGAGGCTGCCATTAAGGCTCATGACTATGAAACTG CGGCTGGTCACGTGTCTCGTTACCTGAGCATGGACCCGGGCTCGGTGGCGGCGGCTCGCGCCCGCGGCGCTGCCGACCCGCGTGACGCCATGACACGCGCTGCTAACACGCTTAGAGAACATCTCATACGCAA GTTCGAAGAAGCGGCTCGCAAGGAAGATGAGGCGAGCGTGGAGCGGCTGTTCAAGTTGTTTCCGCAGATCGGCTGCGCTGAGGAAGGCGTCAATTTGCTGGCCAAGTACCTCGCTACGAAG ACGGAAACGGCGATGCGTGCGGCGACGTCGGCGCCGGCGGAGTCGTGCGCGGCGCCGCTGACGCGCGCGCTggaggcggcggcgggcgcggtggAGCGCGCGCGCCTGCTCGCCGCCTTCGCGCCCGGACATCTGCATATCGCCCTCGCCACGCTGCAGCCCACG GTGTGCGCTGCGTGTGCGTCGGTGTGCGCGGGGCTGCAGCGGTCAGGgcgagcggcggcggcggcggcgcggcgcggggggGCCGGCGCGGGGGGCGGGGGCGCAGGCGGCGCCGCGGGGGGAGGGGGCGGCGCGCTCGCACTCGAGCCGGCGCTGGCCGACCTGGCGCTCTCGCTCTCACGCATCACATTATACTTCAACTTCCTGCGCAGGAAGGCACAG gctgatgcggCACCGCTTGACGAGGCAGCTCAGAAGAAATGCTTGGATGCCGTAGGAAAAATCATCGCTGATTGCGACCTCACCAGGACGACTCAAGACCTACTCGGACTCTACCTTGAACTTGAAag GTCTTTCTTAGAGGAAAGCGTGAACAAAGCGCTGAAGATGGCGACGCCACAGACCGGCGCCACGACATCCACGTTAGTCGACGATGTGTTCTTCATCGCGAGAAAGGTTATCAG ACGCAGCATCAGCACGGGCGTGCTGGACGGCGTGTGTGCGGTGCTGAACGAAACGTCGTCGTCGCTGGAGCGGCGTTGCGCAGGCGCACTGAGGCGCTGggtgcgcgcgccgccgcccgacCCGCTACCGCTCGCCGCGCCCCGACccgccgcgcacgcgcacgcgctgcTCGACGCCGCGGGAGACCTCGCCGCACGCCTCAACAGGGACCTCGACGCGCAACGGCTGCTGTTTCTA GCACACATGTCGGAAGCGGAAGCGGGCGCGGAGTGGTCGGAGCGGCTGGCGACGGACGCGGTGCAGGAGGGCGGGCGCctggcgcgcggcgcgggcgagcGCGACAAGCTGGCGTCGTGCGCCGCGGGGCTCGCCGGCGCCGCCGAGAGCTTCCGCGCCGCGTACGACCTCGCGCGcgccgcgctgctcgccgcGCTCAAGCCCAAGCTGCTCGCCTGGGCCGAGGCGCTGGCCGACCCCGGCTCCGACCCTG AGGAAATGGAGGACGATGCGGATGCGTTGCCGATGGCTTTGGATCAATTTGTGGAAGCGGCCCGTGTGCACATCTCCGCGCGCGCCACCGACGCGCTGCTCTACTCCATGCTAGTGGAGATCGTCACCAGGGCTGAGAATAGAATTCTTCACCATCATTATGACAGG GCGGGCGGGCTGGCGGTggagcggcgcgcgcggcggctggCGGCgtgggcgggcgcggcggcggcgcgcggccggGAGCGCGTGTCGCGGCTGGCGCAGTGCGGCGCGCTGCTGGCGCTGGAGCGCGCCGAGCACGCGCGCGAGGCGCTGCCGGCCGCGGCGCTGCACGCGCCCTTCGTCAAGGACGTGCTGGCGCGCAG aACCGACTTCAAAATAGAAGACATCAAGCGCCTGAAGCTGTAA